The window GCGGTCGCGTTCTTCCAGTTCCCTCAGAACTTCGTCATACTCTTTATTGATACCCTTCTTTTGCAGTTCCAGCCAGCGGCGCCGGGCCCGGATCTCCGGGGAGGCAGTGAGAAAAAACTTGATGTCGGCATCCGGGAAAACGAAGGTGCCAATGTCGCGTCCATCCAGGATCACGCCGCCCTTGGCTCCCATCTGGCGCTGGTGTTCCACCATGCGGTAACGCACGGCGGGGAGGGCTGAAATATCAGAGGAAAGCTTGGATATGGCGTTGGCGCGGATGTCTTCCGAAACGTCTTTTCCCCCCAGCAGGATAACGTTTTTTTCGCCGGAGGTCTCAATGCGGACGTCGATGTCCTTCAGCATGGCGGCCACGGCGTCTTCATCTTCCAGACTCACACCGCTAATCTGGGCTTGCAAAGCGCAGGCACGGTACATCGCCCCTGTATCCAGATAAATGTATCCCAGCCTGAGCGCCAAACGCTGTGCGGTGGTGCTCTTTCCCGAAGCGGCGGGACCGTCAATGGCGATGATGAGTCTGTGTTCCATACCAAAATATCCTATTCTACCATATTTTTACGCCCCCGATATTGCGTCAATCCTTTTTTTGGACATTCATCCCAAGGGCAGATTCTTTGTGTAATAGCCAAGAAATAGGCTCGGAACCAAGAGGAACAATGGGTAGCTGCTAACTTGTAACGAACAGAGTTAACGCAGACTGGGAGGCTTTGTTTCAGTGTATGGCGGTCACACGGAAAAATCCTCGGGGTTCGTCTGAAACGATTTCCAGTTCCAACGCTGTGGTCTCTGTCACAAGGGAATATTCACCTCCAGGTCCATCCGTGGCTTCGACCCGGTAAGCGTTGGCGCCGTTCACAGCCGGCCAACTGAGCAGTAGAGCGTTTGCTGATCTGGTGAGGGTAGGTTGCGGAGCGGCAATGCCGGTGGTTACGCTGATTTCGTTGGAATTGCCGAAACTGCCGTAACCGAGATCGGCGCGGACAACGTAACAGTAGGTCTCACCGGGGGAGAGACCATCAACTTCATAACTGGTGGCAAGTCCTGCACTGAGTCCTTCATATCCCGGCACCCAAACAACCGTCTCCAAAGAGTGCGAGCCCAAGTGATGGTAACTGTTGACGGGATAACTGACCCATTCAGTGACAAGGGTGGGGAAACCGCTGACAGGATTTGAAGTAACGCCGCCGGTGACACTGCTTTTACGAACGAGGGTCCGGTCTTTGGTGACCAATGTTCCAGATCCCCAATAGGATCCCGGGTCTGTGCCAATGCGGCCAAAGATGTCAACATATGTGCCGGTGGAAAGTTTCTTTAGCGCGATCTGGTCGTCCCCGTCAAAAGATGTGACCGAGCTGTTTAGCAAGTCGCTACGGTCACGAATAGCCGCAAACGAACCGGGGTTTGCTATCACGTAAACTTCACCGCTTTCCAGTTCTCCCGAAAGGTCCAAGCTTTGATAGGGGACGGTGTATGAATTGGGGAAAAACTCTACGCGGTAATCGCTCAGATCCACAGCTGATCCTGTCCCGTTGTATATTTCAAGCGCTTTGTTGGAGCCTGTTCCCTCCAGATATTCCGAGAAGAATAGATCGCTGGCGGGGCCGTTATCCCCGGTTTGATAAACGTCCAGCCAATAGCCGGTTGCGCCAGGGAGCGCTTCCCAATTGGCTGTAAAGCTCTCGGTGCTGACATTTGTGGCCGGGATCGCCACAGGTATCGAGGAAAGCTCCTCCAAATCGGCAAAGATGGCAGCGCAGGCCACCCCAGCTTTGATCACTTCCGCGCAATAATCGATTTCCAGGCTGTCCACCACATCGTAAATTGTATGATAGATTCCGCTATCCATATCCACCTCAAAGAAATAGACGATGTTGTAGCCTTTTTGCCAGTAGGGATAGGAATCGCTGCGGCTGCTATTGTACCAACCCATGTCAGCATAGGAATCCAGGCTGGTGTACTGCTCGGTGATGCCGATGGCATAGTCTGTGAAATTCAGGGAACCGTCGTAAGGGATTTGGCGCACCATCCACTCAGAGGGGTCATGCTCGTTGTTGCCGATCATATCGAAATTAATCATCAGCCGCACGTCCAAACTCTCCGCGTAAGTGATTGCAGAATCGTTGTAAGAACCCCACAAACCCAATTCCTCACAGGCGAAGGTTATGAAGCGGATGGAAGTTTTGGGCTGATGGTTGTTTTGCTGCATCACCCTCGCGATCTCCATCACGGCAGCAGCCCCGCTGGCGTTGTCATCAGCGCCGGGAGCGAAATTATACTTGTCGTTGCTGGTGGAATCATGATGTCCGCCGATGATTATGTACTGGTCCGGATATTCGGTTCCGGGCAGGGTGGCGACAACGTTGTACTGCTGATAGTTATTGTAGCTGAACTGCTGTAGTTGCACGTCGCTGATCCCGTAGGAAAAAAACTGCTGCTGAATCCATTGTGCCACCGGCAGACGGGTGTTCGTATACGCGTACCGGGTGCCGAAATCCTGCAGATGCTGGATCCGGGCCAGAATGGAATCCGCGCTGACGCTGGCAACCAGTTGAGCCACGTCGGCTCGAAATTCCCCAGTCCAGGGCGGCAGGATTTTTGAAGCTGTGATACGCATGGGGGAGAGGTTTAATTCCGTGAAGTGGCTGGATGATCTGCCCCGCAGTTCTTCGCTGCCCAGATCGCTGGCGTAGAGTAAGGCTGAATCCAGCTCCAGCAGGATATTTCCGGACTCCCGGAGTTTTTTGGCATCCGCAAACTTGGGTTCGTTTAAGAGGTAGAGATGCTGGCGGGGCGGGTATTCCGATAGCATCAGGGCGTTTGAAAACACAGTCCCGGGGCTCTCCGGAGGAACGGCTATCACATATTTGGCATCATAATGCAGGATGGAATAGCCGGCTTCGTCAAGGGCGAGGATGCTGGAACGCAGGTCCCGCGCCGGAAACGTTTCCATAAGAGATGAAACAGGGATGCCCAAAATCGCGCTGTGAGCGCCCAAGCCGGTAGCCAGCAAGAGCAGGCACAGGGTTAGATATTTTGTCATGGCAGCCTCCTTTTTGGCAGCAATGCTTAGTTGGAATTTCTCAGCATGATCCTTTTTATGGGAATAAGAACGCTTTCGCTGCAATTGCGGATGATCAGGTTCAGTGCGTAGGGCGAGATGTTCACCGCTACGGCGATTTCCGCCAGATGTTGTTTTTCGTTCAGCTCCAGGCGTCCATCGATCAGGGTCACGCATACGATCTTCTCCATCAGGGCGAATTTATCATTATCCTGCTGGGCAACGTATGGCTTTCACGCGTTATTCGAGTTCGGTTTCCGCAGAGCATCTGTTCCGCGCGAAATCGAAGGGGCCTGCCGCCCCATTTTGTTTTGCTGTCATTTTTTCTCCTCATCTGGTATGTTGTTACATTTACCGGAGTGGCCTTGCAAAGTTGGCTCGGCCGCTACTTGGGAGTCAAGTAACATTATGCGCTGGGGAGGATATGTGTCAAGGGAAAAGGTCCATCAGCCAAAGCGCCAGGCAAATACGGCTCTTTTTCAAATCGGGCAGGTAACGTCCTGGAACTGTGTGCGATAGAGGGACTGTAAAGAGACCTGTCACTCCTCGGAAGAACGAATCGGTGTGGTCTGGCCGTTAAGGCCCTGCCTTGTGTTTCAAACACGCCTCCCGCACAATGCCCGTATTTGATACGAGAA of the Candidatus Cloacimonadota bacterium genome contains:
- a CDS encoding M20/M25/M40 family metallo-hydrolase, yielding MTKYLTLCLLLLATGLGAHSAILGIPVSSLMETFPARDLRSSILALDEAGYSILHYDAKYVIAVPPESPGTVFSNALMLSEYPPRQHLYLLNEPKFADAKKLRESGNILLELDSALLYASDLGSEELRGRSSSHFTELNLSPMRITASKILPPWTGEFRADVAQLVASVSADSILARIQHLQDFGTRYAYTNTRLPVAQWIQQQFFSYGISDVQLQQFSYNNYQQYNVVATLPGTEYPDQYIIIGGHHDSTSNDKYNFAPGADDNASGAAAVMEIARVMQQNNHQPKTSIRFITFACEELGLWGSYNDSAITYAESLDVRLMINFDMIGNNEHDPSEWMVRQIPYDGSLNFTDYAIGITEQYTSLDSYADMGWYNSSRSDSYPYWQKGYNIVYFFEVDMDSGIYHTIYDVVDSLEIDYCAEVIKAGVACAAIFADLEELSSIPVAIPATNVSTESFTANWEALPGATGYWLDVYQTGDNGPASDLFFSEYLEGTGSNKALEIYNGTGSAVDLSDYRVEFFPNSYTVPYQSLDLSGELESGEVYVIANPGSFAAIRDRSDLLNSSVTSFDGDDQIALKKLSTGTYVDIFGRIGTDPGSYWGSGTLVTKDRTLVRKSSVTGGVTSNPVSGFPTLVTEWVSYPVNSYHHLGSHSLETVVWVPGYEGLSAGLATSYEVDGLSPGETYCYVVRADLGYGSFGNSNEISVTTGIAAPQPTLTRSANALLLSWPAVNGANAYRVEATDGPGGEYSLVTETTALELEIVSDEPRGFFRVTAIH